A DNA window from Jaculus jaculus isolate mJacJac1 chromosome 1, mJacJac1.mat.Y.cur, whole genome shotgun sequence contains the following coding sequences:
- the LOC123462867 gene encoding LOW QUALITY PROTEIN: cullin-2-like (The sequence of the model RefSeq protein was modified relative to this genomic sequence to represent the inferred CDS: inserted 2 bases in 1 codon): MSLKPRVVDFDETWNKLLTTIKAVVMLEYVERATWNDRFSDIYALCVAYPEPLGERLYAETKVFLENHVRNLHXRYLNTQFIKKNKLTEADLQYGYGGVDMNEPLMEIGELALDMWRKLMVEPLQTILIRMLLREIKNDRGGDDPNQKVIHGVINSFVHVEQYKKKFPLKFYQEIFESPFLTETGEYYKQEASNLLQESNCSQYMEKVLGRLKDEEIRCRKYLNPSSYTKVTHECQQRMVADHLQFLHAECHHIIRQEKKNDMANMYVLLRAVSTGLPHMIQELQNHIHDEGLRATSNLTQENMPTLFVESVLEVHGKFVQLINTVLNSDQHFMSALDKALTSVVNYREPKSVCKAPELLAKYCDNLLKKSAKGMTENEVEDKLTSFITVFKYIDDKDVFQKFYARMLAKRLIHGLSMSMDSEEAMINKLKQACGYEFTSKLHRMYTDMSVSADLNNKFNNFIKNQDTVIDLGISFQIYVLQAGAWPLTQAPTSTFAIPQELEKSVQMFELFYSQHFSGRKLTWLHYLCTGEVKINYLGKPYVAMVTTYQMAVLLAFNNSETVSYKELQDSTQMNEKELTKTIKSLLDVKMINHDSEKEDVDAESSFSLNMNFSSKRTKFKITTSMQKDTPQELEQTRSAVDEDRKMYLQAAIVRIMKARKVLRHNALIQEVISQSRARFNPSISMIKKCIEVLIDKQYIERSQASADEYSYVA, from the exons ATGTCTTTGAAACCAAGAGTAGTAGATTTTGATGAGACCTGGAACAAGCTCCTAACTACAATCAAAGCAGTTGTCATGTTGGAATACGTCGAGAGAGCAACGTGGAACGATCGCTTCTCAGATATCTATGCTTTATGTGTGGCCTATCCTGAACCGCTGGGAGAAAGACTTTATGCAGAAACAAAGGTTTTTTTGGAAAATCACGTTCGGAATTTGCA AAGGTATCTCAATACCCAgtttattaaaaagaataaattgacTGAAGCTGACCTTCAATATGGTTATGGTGGTGTAGATATGAATGAACCACTTATGGAAATAGGAGAGCTAGCATTGGATATGTGGAGGAAGTTAATGGTTGAGCCACTTCAGACCATCCTTATCCGAATGCTGCTCCGAGAGATCAAAAATGATCGTGGCGGAGATGACCCAAACCAGAAAGTAATCCATGGGGTTATTAACTCCTTTGTTCATGTTGAACAGTATAAGAAAAAATTCCCCTTAAAGTTTTATCAGGAAATCTTTGAGTCTCCCTTTCTGActgaaacaggagaatattaCAAGCAAGAAGCTTCAAATTTATTACAAGAATCAAATTGCTCACAGTATATGGAAAAGGTTCTAGGTAGATTAAAAGATGAAGAAATTCGTTGTCGAAAATACTTAAATCCAAGTTCATATACTAAGGTGACTCACGAATGTCAGCAGCGAATGGTTGCAGACCACTTACAGTTCTTACACGCAGAATGCCATCATATCATtcgacaggagaaaaaaaatgacatggcaAATATGTATGTCTTACTCCGGGCTGTGTCCACTGGGTTACCTCATATGATTCAGGAGCTGCAAAATCACATTCATGACGAGGGCCTTAGAGCAACCAGTAACCTCACTCAGGAAAATATGCCAACATTATTTGTGGAATCAGTTTTGGAAGTGCATGGGAAATTTGTCCAACTTATCAACACTGTTTTAAATAGTGATCAGCATTTTATGAGTGCATTAGATAAGGCCCTGACATCTGTTGTAAATTACAGAGAACCCAAATCTGTTTGTAAAGCCCCTGAGCTGCTTGCTAAGTACTGTGACAACTTACTAAAGAAGTCAGCAAAAGGGATGACTGAGAATGAAGTGGAAGACAAACTCACCAGCTTCATTactgttttcaaatatattgatGATAAAGATGTTTTTCAAAAGTTCTATGCAAGAATGCTGGCAAAACGTTTAATTCATGGGTTATCAATGTCTATGGATTCTGAAGAAGCTATGATCAATAAATTAAAGCAAGCCTGCGGCTACGAGTTCACGAGCAAGCTGCACCGCATGTACACGGACATGAGCGTCAGTGCAGACCTCAACAACAAGTTCAACAACTTCATCAAAAACCAGGACACCGTCATAGACTTGGGGATTAGTTTTCAGATCTATGTCCTACAGGCGGGGGCCTGGCCTCTTACTCAGGCTCCCACATCTACATTtgcaattccccaggagctaGAAAAAAGTGTGCAGATGTTTGAATTATTTTATAGCCAGCATTTCAGTGGAAGAAAACTTACATGGTTACATTATCTGTGTACAGGTGAAGTTAAAATTAACTATTTGGGAAAACCATATGTAGCTATGGTTACAACCTACCAAATGGCAGTTCTTCTTGCCTTCAATAACAGTGAAACTGTTAGTTATAAAGAACTTCAGGACAGCACTCAGATGAATGAGAAGGAGCTGACAAAAACAATCAAGTCATTGCTTGATGTGAAAATGATTAACCACGACTCAGAAAAGGAAGACGTCGACGCAGAATCTTCATTTTCATTAAATATGAATTTCAGCAGtaaaagaacaaaatttaaaattactacGTCAATGCAGAAGGACACCCCACAGGAACTGGAGCAGACTCGAAGTGCTGTAGACGAGGACCGGAAGATGTATCTCCAAGCTGCTATAGTCCGTATCATGAAAGCACGAAAAGTGCTTCGGCACAATGCCCTCATTCAAGAGGTGATTAGCCAGTCGAGAGCAAGGTTCAATCCCAGTATCAGCATGATTAAAAAATGCATTGAGGTTCTGATAGACAAGCAGTACATTGAACGCAGCCAAGCGTCCGCAGATGAATACAGCTACGTTGCGTGA